One Hydrogenobaculum sp. 3684 genomic window, TCATCTATAAGCACTACCACTTTTTGATTGTATTTTTCATATAGTTTTTGGATGAGTTCTTGGAATTTTAAGGGTATAAGCCTTTTGGTTAGTTTTATATGGTGTAATGTTGCTATATCATCCAAAAATGATTTTAAAGATTCTATGAGATTTTCCTCTGTATCTGGGTAAGCCTGGCTTAAATCAAACTTTATCACCGGATATTTCTTCTCCCAATCCCAATTATCGTATAGATATAACCCTTTAAATAATTCTTTGTTGCCAGAAAAGGCTTCTTTTAATGTGTCAAGAAAAAGAGATTTACCAAACCTTCTGGGGCGGGATAAAAAATAATATCCGCCTTCTTCTAATTTTTTAACAAACATCGTCTTGTCTACATAATAATAGTTGCTATTTCTTATTTTCTCAAAGGTTTGTATACCTATTGGTAAAAGCTTCATAATGTGATTATACCACAGATCATTGTGAGCTAATTACTATCTAAATGTTATAATTGATAAAGGGTAAAAAATTATGAAAGTGGCGTATAAGCTTAAGCTTGGATTTTCTTTTGAAAAAGAGCTTGTGTTGCCAAAGCATTACAATCATACACTTCAGGGGTTTTTCTATGAAAATATGGATAGGATGCTCTCAAGGTTTTTCCACGATATTGGGTTTCCTTACAACAATAGAACCTTTAAACTGTTTACATTTTCAAATATCATAGGCAATCTAAAAGCCGAATACCAAAATCAAATCGTATACGAACCTCCAAATATGTACATATACTTTTCAACACCTGTTATAGGGGCTATGAAATCCATTGTAAACCGGGTTATAAGAAACGATAGGCTTAGACTAAGCAAAAACATCATAAACCTTTCTGAGATAGAGATAACAGAAGAACCGATAGATCAAGATGAGATAAAGATAGAGTGCCTATCTCCTATAGTAGTTTATAGAACACCCATTGGTAGCAAAAGACATATTTATTTTAGCCCTTTTGAAAACGAGTTTTATGAGCTTTTAAGAATAAACATACTAAAAAATACCGGATAATATACGGAAGAGATTACGATGGGGATTTTGAGATAACCCCTGCCAAGGTAAAAAAAGAATATATGAGAAAGGTGTTTTTTGATAAAACCTTCATAATAGGCTACGATGGACAGTTTTATATAAGAGCGGATAAAGATATGCTAAAAGTAGCCCTCGAGTGTGGGCTTGGCGTCAAAAACAGCGCCGGGCTTGGATGTATAATGAAGGTATAGTTTTATGGATTTTGATAGGATAAATGGAACCCTTATGTGGTATAGTTACATATGCGATAGACAAGTGTGGTTTATAGGGCACTCTATAGAGCCACCTCAAGAAAATGAATATCTTGGTAAAGGGAGAGCCATTCATGAGATATTTTATCAAAACAGCGCCAAAGAACTTTTTGTGGATAATACTATTATGATAGATGTTGTAAGAGGAAAAGAGCTTATAGCGGAGTTAAAATCTAGCTCAAAACATCTTCGCAGTGCTATGATGCAAATGGCTTTTTATCTTTATTATCTAAAGAAAGAAAAGGGTAAAATGTTTTCTGGGAAGGTCCTTGTCCCCACAGAGAAAAAATCTTACGATGTGAAGCTTACCGATGATATAGAAAAGGAGATTGAGGATAAGATAAGACATATAAATGAGATTTTGGCACTTGATAAACCGCCAGCGTTTGTTAAAATACCCTTTTGTAAAAATTGTGCTTATAAAGAACTGTGCTTTGCTTAGGCTATGGCAAAAACTCTTTATCTTTTTAGCAGCGGAAGATTGGAAAGAAAAGACAATACCCTTCATTGGGAATCGGAAAAAGGGAGTAAGACTATACCTGTAGCGGTAATAAGCGATATAAAAGTATTTGGTGAAATAGACCTAAACAAAAGACTTTTGGAGTTTCTTGATAAGAACGATATTCCTATACACTTTTTCAATTATTATGGATATTATGTAGGTTCTTTTTACCCAAGAAATGCTTATAACTGTGGTATCATAATCCTAAAACAAGCAGAGCATTACATGGATAAAGACAAAAGGTTTTACATAGCAAAGAATTTTCTTGTGGGTGCTATATCAAATATGCTTAAAAACCTAAAATACTACGAAAATCGTGGCAACGAAGAGCTTAAAAGTATCTCTTCTTATATAACAGAAAAGTTAAAGGCTTTGGATTTGAAAGAAGATATACAAACGCTTATGCAGACCGAAGGCGATGTAAGGAAAACCTATTATCAGGCTTTTAACAGTATACTAAAAGATATGGAATTTGAAAAAAGAACCAAAAGACCACCGGAAGACCCTTTAAACGCCATGATATCTTTTGGCAATTCACTACTTTATACTACAGTGCTTAGTGAGATATATAAAACGCATTTGGACCCGCGCATAGGATACCTTCACGAAACAAACCAAAGAAGCTTCACTTTAAACCTTGATATTGCAGAAGTTTTTAAGCCGGTGATTGTGGACAGAGTAATTTTTCAGCTTTTAAATAAAAATCAAATAACTGAAAAGCATTTTGACAAAGATATAAGTTTTGCTTACCTAAACGAATCAGGGCGAGAGATATTTGTAAGAAGTTTTGAAGAAAAGCTAAATACAACAATAAAATACAAAAATATGTTTTGTTTGTGCCTATAGGGGATTGAAACAAGATTCTAACCCTGGGAACATCTCACTAAGTTTTAGGTTTTGTTTGTGCCTATAGGGGATTGAAACCGCTAGTGACAACAAACTGTAGTGCATGACCAATAAGTTTTTTGTGTACCTATAGGGGATTGAAACGCACGCACAAAAACTGCACAAAAACTGCTAAAAAATGGTTTTTTGTGTACCTATAGGGGATTGAAACTATAGTGAATAACATCATTTTTACATTTTGCAATGAGGTTTTTTGTGTACCTATAGGGGATTGAAAAGAGTTTTTGTTAGGTTATAGAATAATTGCTGAGATATATAAGAATGTCATGGTTTATGCGTTCACAATGTAGTGAATTTGTAAAATACATTGACAAAATGCATAAGTTGTCATATAATATACTATAATATGAAAATATAAATTAAGATATTTAAGGAGACTTGTCAATAATTTTGTGTCTCATAACAAAATCTCCTGTTGAATATTTGTAAAACTTCATATGAGGACCCTTTTAATGCAGGAACTGGCTTACTCCACTTATTGTTCTTTAAAATATCTCTCTGGACAAGGATATTTATTTCAAGAATCTCAGCAGATTGGAAATAGCCTCCTAAGTTTATCCTTGCTTTTTCAATCATGCTATTTATACTTTCTACGGGATTGGTAGTATAAATATGCTTTCTTAGATTTTCTGGATATTTCAAGAAGCATAAGTACCTTTCTTTGTTAGCTTTTATCCTTTTTATGAAGCTTGGATAAATAGACTTAAATCTCTCACACAGTGCTTCAAACTTCTCTAAACCATCTTCAAAATCTAAGCTATTGTTCTTGATATTCTTTAACTCTTTCTTAAAGAACTGAGCATCTTGCTTACTCATCTGAGCTGTCACATTTCTCTGAAGATGTATGAAGCACAATTGATGGTCTGTATCTGGAAAAAAATTTTTCAATGGCGTTAGCAATACCAGGGAAATCATCGCTTACTATAATCATTACTCTTTTAACTCCTCTTTCTGTTAGGTCGTTGAAAACCTTTAGCCAATCTGCTCTGTTCTCGTTATTAAAGAAAGTATAGAACCCAAGTATATCTTTGTTTCCTTGAAGGTCTATGCCAAGAGCAATATAAACAGCTGATTTTCTTACTTTACCCTTCTCTCTTATTTCACAATGATAGGCATCTATATATAGTATAGCTATGTCTGATGGTAATTCTCTGGTTTTGAAATCGTTTAACCTTTCAAGAAGATCTTGCTTAATTATCTTCATATGTTGTTTGGAGTAATCAAGACCCAAGCTATTTAAGGTAGACTCTATCTTACTTTCAGAGTATCCATTGGCCACAAGGCTCATTAGAAGATTTATATAATCTTCATTGACTCTTCTATAGGGCTCTGGTAAAGCTTTAGGCCTAAATCTTCCTTTTCTATCTCTCGGAACATTTAAGTCTATCTTAAAAGATCCTGCGTTTAAAGTTCTTCCATAGTATCCGTTAGCTTTGTTGTCTTCTTCTTCGCTTAAGAATATCTTTCTTTCAGACTTCATAAGCGTTTCCATAACTAACTCAATGAACTCCTTTACACCAAGCTTCTGGTAGTTGTTGATGTCTTTACCAAGATAATCTTCTATTAGGCTTTCTAAAGAAGCTTTTAACTTCCCTATTCTTTCTTCTTCTTTCATAAACAAAACCTCCTAAAATTTGATAAAGTGTTTAAGTTTAAGACACATAAATATTTTAACTCCCCAAAATTAAAATCTGTTAGTCTCAAAAAAGATGAGAATCACCCAAATAAAGGATACATAATTGTTTCTGGTCTATTTGGAAATAAAAAACATATGCATTGGGTAATAAATGAAGAAGATACAAATAAAGAAATTAAAATCCCTGAGAATGTTATTGAAGAATATAAATCTGATGTTAATAGAGAAGAAAAATTTGATTTGCTTAAAATAGCTGATAGCGGCAAAAGTGTTCCGTGTTTTTATATCACAGACAATCAAAATACAGACAATCAAAATAATGTTTTAGCTTTTGGCCATACAGGATTTTTTAGATTACCTTATGAATTAACTATAGGCGACCATATACCTGAAGAACTAAGGTCAGAGGATAAAACAGATTTTGCTGAAGCAATCTTTGGAAAAGAGAGCAAATGGGCAAGCAGAGTGTTTTTTGAGGATGCTTTTTTAGGAGAAGAGCAAAATGATGTATTCATGAATGAGACCTCGCCTAAGATACTTGCATCACCAAAACCTACAGCTTTTCAGCTTTACTTAGAACAACCTTACGAAGAAAATACTTATTTAAGAAATCTAAAACATTGGGACGACAAAGACGCACTTATTAGAGGCCACAAACTTTACTGGCATAGGGATACACCTGATAATCCAAAAGATAAATACAGCTGGAATGAAGGAGAAGTAAAAGATGATACTCAGCATACCGTTATAAAACCAATCAAAAGAAATATTAAATTCAAATCACGCATACGATTTGAAAATCTTACGAAGGAAGAGTTAGGTGCATTGCTTTTTGTATTAGACTTAC contains:
- the cas6 gene encoding CRISPR-associated endoribonuclease Cas6: MKVAYKLKLGFSFEKELVLPKHYNHTLQGFFYENMDRMLSRFFHDIGFPYNNRTFKLFTFSNIIGNLKAEYQNQIVYEPPNMYIYFSTPVIGAMKSIVNRVIRNDRLRLSKNIINLSEIEITEEPIDQDEIKIECLSPIVVYRTPIGSKRHIYFSPFENEFYELLRINILKNTG
- a CDS encoding CRISPR-associated endoribonuclease Cas6, which gives rise to MRKVFFDKTFIIGYDGQFYIRADKDMLKVALECGLGVKNSAGLGCIMKV
- the cas4 gene encoding CRISPR-associated protein Cas4; the protein is MDFDRINGTLMWYSYICDRQVWFIGHSIEPPQENEYLGKGRAIHEIFYQNSAKELFVDNTIMIDVVRGKELIAELKSSSKHLRSAMMQMAFYLYYLKKEKGKMFSGKVLVPTEKKSYDVKLTDDIEKEIEDKIRHINEILALDKPPAFVKIPFCKNCAYKELCFA
- the cas1b gene encoding type I-B CRISPR-associated endonuclease Cas1b, whose product is MAKTLYLFSSGRLERKDNTLHWESEKGSKTIPVAVISDIKVFGEIDLNKRLLEFLDKNDIPIHFFNYYGYYVGSFYPRNAYNCGIIILKQAEHYMDKDKRFYIAKNFLVGAISNMLKNLKYYENRGNEELKSISSYITEKLKALDLKEDIQTLMQTEGDVRKTYYQAFNSILKDMEFEKRTKRPPEDPLNAMISFGNSLLYTTVLSEIYKTHLDPRIGYLHETNQRSFTLNLDIAEVFKPVIVDRVIFQLLNKNQITEKHFDKDISFAYLNESGREIFVRSFEEKLNTTIKYKNMFCLCL
- a CDS encoding transposase, whose protein sequence is MISLVLLTPLKNFFPDTDHQLCFIHLQRNVTAQMSKQDAQFFKKELKNIKNNSLDFEDGLEKFEALCERFKSIYPSFIKRIKANKERYLCFLKYPENLRKHIYTTNPVESINSMIEKARINLGGYFQSAEILEINILVQRDILKNNKWSKPVPALKGSSYEVLQIFNRRFCYETQNY
- a CDS encoding transposase, with translation MKEEERIGKLKASLESLIEDYLGKDINNYQKLGVKEFIELVMETLMKSERKIFLSEEEDNKANGYYGRTLNAGSFKIDLNVPRDRKGRFRPKALPEPYRRVNEDYINLLMSLVANGYSESKIESTLNSLGLDYSKQHMKIIKQDLLERLNDFKTRELPSDIAILYIDAYHCEIREKGKVRKSAVYIALGIDLQGNKDILGFYTFFNNENRADWLKVFNDLTERGVKRVMIIVSDDFPGIANAIEKFFSRYRPSIVLHTSSEKCDSSDE
- a CDS encoding TIGR03986 family CRISPR-associated RAMP protein, whose protein sequence is MFKFKTHKYFNSPKLKSVSLKKDENHPNKGYIIVSGLFGNKKHMHWVINEEDTNKEIKIPENVIEEYKSDVNREEKFDLLKIADSGKSVPCFYITDNQNTDNQNNVLAFGHTGFFRLPYELTIGDHIPEELRSEDKTDFAEAIFGKESKWASRVFFEDAFLGEEQNDVFMNETSPKILASPKPTAFQLYLEQPYEENTYLRNLKHWDDKDALIRGHKLYWHRDTPDNPKDKYSWNEGEVKDDTQHTVIKPIKRNIKFKSRIRFENLTKEELGALLFVLDLPQNHYHKIGMGKPLGLGSIEIKPKVFIVDREKRYKSLFKDDAWNLAEEDKTSEINEFKNAFGTYILSKISNDNKRNANDDKKSADLLWQTERLSQLKIMLSWNNPETRDWLEKTRYMMIECQPTVGYECICAGTNKDKCNEYKDRPVLPKPEKVIISNR